A region of uncultured Carboxylicivirga sp. DNA encodes the following proteins:
- a CDS encoding START-like domain-containing protein — protein sequence MSSPKERFEIEYIIKTSPSILFTRLSSPSGLSEWFADDVNLKGKIYTFVWDGAEQQAEQTLRKENKMVRYHWLEEEDEKSFFEFRINVDDLTGETALLVIDHAEPDEIDDATELWNQQIEELKHGLGSV from the coding sequence ATGTCAAGTCCAAAAGAAAGATTTGAAATAGAATATATCATTAAAACCTCGCCATCAATTCTTTTTACGCGCTTGAGTTCTCCCAGTGGCTTATCTGAATGGTTTGCCGATGACGTTAATTTAAAAGGGAAAATTTACACTTTCGTATGGGATGGAGCTGAACAACAAGCAGAGCAAACATTACGAAAAGAAAATAAAATGGTGCGTTACCATTGGCTAGAGGAAGAGGATGAAAAATCTTTTTTTGAATTTCGCATTAATGTGGATGACCTGACTGGCGAAACTGCCCTATTGGTTATCGACCATGCCGAACCGGATGAAATTGATGATGCTACTGAATTATGGAATCAACAGATTGAAGAATTAAAACACGGTCTGGGTTCTGTATAA
- a CDS encoding phage/plasmid replication protein, producing MYDNLDLSLTKIECPNINFLEVTPQYLTKVISEGESEFGYFITGYLDNAKIKISEYRVSFKDSSICKYYLDQNFKTLSKGDIRRAIEKLSDSLHLPFNLANVTRIDLAQNMIMQYEEHLYYPYLGTAPYYNRLEQNNGLYYQNNKRTKLFYGKVHEQKIKKKQIPELYRGKNVLRFELRFIERLREQLKQPQITAELLYNESFYINLVKRWRDEYLSIQKINSKLRNMKPTGSTKELIEHMALIQLLEHGQPHVLAIIKEWQEQKLITKKQAQDHRNKIKKLASQKADDKGNELINELTRKVKEAARFP from the coding sequence ATGTATGATAATTTAGATTTATCACTCACAAAAATAGAATGCCCTAACATTAACTTTCTTGAGGTAACACCTCAATACCTAACCAAAGTTATTAGTGAGGGTGAAAGTGAATTTGGTTATTTTATTACTGGCTACCTGGACAATGCAAAGATTAAAATATCAGAGTACCGGGTTAGTTTTAAAGATAGCAGTATTTGCAAATATTACTTAGACCAGAATTTCAAAACACTATCAAAAGGAGACATCAGGAGAGCAATAGAAAAGCTAAGCGATAGCTTACACTTGCCTTTTAACCTTGCCAATGTTACCAGAATTGACTTAGCCCAAAATATGATAATGCAATATGAAGAACACTTATACTATCCATATTTAGGCACAGCACCCTATTATAACAGACTTGAGCAAAACAATGGCTTGTACTATCAGAATAACAAAAGGACTAAACTATTTTATGGCAAAGTACATGAGCAGAAAATTAAAAAAAAGCAAATACCTGAGCTTTATAGAGGTAAGAATGTATTAAGATTTGAACTAAGATTTATTGAAAGATTGAGAGAACAATTAAAACAGCCCCAAATAACAGCTGAGCTACTGTATAATGAATCATTCTATATTAACTTAGTAAAGCGGTGGAGAGATGAATATTTAAGCATTCAAAAAATCAATTCAAAGCTCAGAAACATGAAACCAACAGGAAGCACTAAAGAATTAATTGAACACATGGCCTTAATTCAATTATTAGAACATGGACAGCCTCATGTATTAGCAATTATTAAAGAATGGCAAGAACAAAAGCTTATCACAAAAAAACAGGCACAAGACCACAGAAATAAGATTAAAAAATTAGCCTCACAAAAAGCAGATGACAAAGGCAATGAATTAATTAATGAGCTAACCAGGAAAGTGAAAGAGGCTGCCAGATTTCCATAA
- a CDS encoding helix-turn-helix domain-containing protein, translating to MTDLIQRLKRLENLFITSQKQVLNIDEVCTYTGLSKSTIYKLCMRGAIPYYKQSKHNYFDKDEIITWLKETRGYNAEELKQNAHTFVSMKGGAK from the coding sequence ATGACTGATTTAATTCAGAGGTTAAAAAGGCTAGAAAACCTATTTATAACTTCTCAAAAACAGGTGCTTAATATTGATGAGGTATGCACCTACACAGGATTATCAAAATCCACTATTTATAAATTGTGCATGAGGGGAGCTATTCCCTATTACAAGCAATCAAAACACAATTATTTTGATAAGGATGAGATAATTACCTGGCTCAAAGAAACCAGAGGCTATAACGCTGAGGAGCTGAAACAGAATGCACACACTTTTGTAAGCATGAAAGGAGGTGCAAAATGA